A genomic stretch from Bordetella sp. N includes:
- a CDS encoding LysR family transcriptional regulator: MSTLRFLRTFVAVSRYGSFSEAAERVALTQAAVSFQMRALEEELGRELFDRSGRLAILNAAGRDLLPEIKQFLDLYERIRSPRRPGPGELAGSVAVGAIVSCMGLLSKAVSTLKREHDGLDVRLFSGKSSELAGKVESGELDAALVVESGRRVASTRWTPLYEEPLVVIAPANATGATPQALLEGNPFLRFDRTQRTGLQIDRVLRRLNVHVHEFLELNAIETVVELVRQEVGVTLLPLLKAAQWSAASDLRVLPLPDDIGPVVRSVGLIDRRDHARQAITDSIFQRCSELQDDR; encoded by the coding sequence ATGAGCACACTTCGATTTCTTCGCACTTTCGTGGCCGTTTCCCGGTACGGCTCTTTTTCGGAGGCGGCCGAGCGGGTGGCTTTGACGCAGGCGGCGGTGAGTTTCCAGATGCGCGCGCTGGAAGAAGAACTGGGCCGGGAGCTGTTCGACCGCAGCGGCCGGCTGGCGATATTGAATGCCGCCGGCCGTGACCTGCTGCCGGAAATCAAGCAATTCCTGGATCTCTACGAACGCATCCGTTCACCCCGCCGCCCCGGTCCGGGCGAACTGGCCGGCTCCGTTGCCGTAGGCGCTATCGTGTCATGCATGGGGCTTTTATCCAAGGCCGTATCGACCCTGAAGCGCGAACACGACGGCCTGGATGTGCGTTTGTTCTCGGGTAAATCGAGCGAACTGGCCGGCAAGGTCGAAAGCGGCGAACTGGATGCCGCCCTGGTCGTGGAATCCGGCCGCCGCGTGGCCAGCACCCGCTGGACGCCGCTCTATGAAGAGCCCCTGGTGGTCATCGCCCCCGCGAACGCAACCGGCGCTACCCCGCAAGCGCTACTGGAAGGCAACCCCTTCCTGCGCTTCGACCGCACCCAGCGCACCGGCCTGCAGATCGACCGCGTCCTGCGGCGCTTGAACGTACACGTCCATGAGTTCCTGGAGTTGAACGCGATTGAAACCGTGGTGGAATTGGTGCGCCAGGAAGTGGGCGTCACCCTGCTGCCCTTGCTGAAGGCCGCGCAATGGAGCGCGGCCTCGGACCTGCGGGTCTTGCCCCTGCCCGACGACATCGGCCCGGTCGTCCGGTCCGTAGGCCTGATAGACCGCCGCGACCACGCCCGCCAGGCCATCACGGATTCGATCTTCCAGCGCTGCTCCGAACTGCAAGACGACCGCTGA
- the ggt gene encoding gamma-glutamyltransferase, whose translation MKNFIWENPYPTIRAPLFARNIVSTSHPLAAQAGLRMLLKGGSAIDAAIAAAATIALTEPVSCGLGSDCFAIVWDGKELQGLNSSGVAPAAWNVDYFKNKYGTGKDGLAVQPKRGWDSVTVPGAVAGWAALHEKFGKLPFETLFEPAIEVAERGYTVPPITARKWEAAAAELKDQPGFAQAFMPNGRAPAVGEHFRIPEAAWTLRRIAETKGRDYYEGEIAEKIVAHSKANGGAMTLDDLRNYRPDFVKPISRKYRGYEVHEIPPNGQGIAALMALGMLDRFDQAGLPLDSVRAQHLQIEAMKLAFADLYKYVGDPRSMEVTPEQMLDDAYLASRAKLINLDRATQFAAGRPHAGGTIYMTTADESGMMVSFIMSNYMGFGSGVVVPGTGISLQNRGVGFSMDPKAANVVKGGHRPFHTIIPGFLTRDGKPVMSFGVMGGDMQPQGHLQTVSRMLDYHQNPQAACDAPRWKVNRDFTLDLESTMPAATVEGLKNLGHVLKSVNDPYMDFGSGQFIWRMSENDRELGYVAASDSRRDGQAVGF comes from the coding sequence ATGAAGAATTTCATCTGGGAAAACCCGTATCCGACCATCCGCGCACCGCTGTTCGCGCGCAACATCGTGTCGACCTCGCACCCTCTGGCGGCTCAAGCCGGCCTGCGCATGCTGCTCAAGGGCGGTAGCGCCATTGACGCCGCCATCGCCGCCGCCGCCACCATCGCGCTGACGGAACCGGTTTCCTGCGGCCTGGGCAGCGACTGCTTCGCCATCGTGTGGGACGGCAAGGAACTGCAAGGCCTGAATTCTTCCGGCGTGGCTCCGGCCGCCTGGAACGTCGACTACTTCAAGAACAAGTACGGCACCGGCAAGGACGGCCTGGCCGTCCAGCCCAAGCGCGGCTGGGACAGCGTGACCGTCCCCGGCGCCGTCGCCGGCTGGGCTGCCCTGCACGAAAAATTCGGCAAGCTGCCCTTCGAAACCCTGTTCGAACCCGCCATCGAAGTGGCCGAGCGCGGCTACACCGTGCCCCCCATCACCGCGCGCAAGTGGGAAGCCGCCGCCGCCGAATTGAAGGACCAGCCCGGCTTCGCCCAGGCCTTCATGCCCAATGGCCGCGCCCCCGCCGTCGGCGAGCACTTCCGCATTCCGGAAGCCGCCTGGACCCTGCGCCGCATCGCTGAAACCAAGGGCCGCGACTACTACGAAGGCGAAATCGCCGAGAAGATCGTCGCGCACAGCAAGGCCAACGGCGGCGCGATGACGCTGGACGACCTGCGCAACTACCGCCCCGATTTCGTCAAGCCCATCTCGCGCAAGTACCGCGGCTACGAAGTCCACGAGATCCCCCCGAACGGCCAGGGCATCGCCGCCCTGATGGCGCTGGGCATGCTCGACCGCTTCGACCAGGCCGGCCTGCCGCTGGACTCGGTGCGCGCCCAGCACTTGCAGATCGAAGCCATGAAGCTGGCCTTCGCCGACCTGTACAAGTACGTCGGCGACCCGCGCTCCATGGAAGTGACGCCCGAACAGATGCTGGACGACGCCTACCTGGCTTCGCGCGCCAAGCTCATCAACCTGGACCGCGCCACGCAGTTCGCCGCGGGCCGCCCGCACGCCGGCGGCACCATCTACATGACCACCGCCGATGAAAGCGGCATGATGGTTTCGTTCATCATGTCCAACTACATGGGCTTCGGCTCGGGCGTGGTCGTACCGGGCACCGGCATCAGCCTGCAGAACCGCGGCGTCGGCTTCTCCATGGACCCGAAGGCGGCCAACGTGGTGAAGGGCGGCCATCGTCCTTTCCACACCATCATCCCCGGCTTCCTGACCCGCGACGGCAAGCCCGTCATGAGCTTCGGCGTCATGGGCGGCGACATGCAGCCGCAAGGCCACCTGCAGACGGTCTCGCGCATGCTGGACTATCATCAGAACCCGCAGGCCGCGTGCGACGCGCCGCGCTGGAAGGTCAACCGCGACTTCACCCTGGACCTGGAATCGACCATGCCCGCCGCCACCGTGGAAGGCTTGAAGAACCTGGGCCACGTGCTGAAGAGCGTGAACGATCCGTACATGGACTTCGGTTCCGGCCAATTCATCTGGCGCATGTCGGAAAACGACCGTGAACTGGGTTACGTGGCCGCCAGCGACAGCCGTCGCGACGGTCAAGCCGTCGGTTTCTAA